Proteins from a single region of Choloepus didactylus isolate mChoDid1 chromosome 10, mChoDid1.pri, whole genome shotgun sequence:
- the LOC119545364 gene encoding cylicin-2-like has product MSVPRFRKVNQGTYDNYVPVSELSKKSWNQQHFALAFPKPPRPGKKRRSKPSQLREHSVPRYGEEKLKETQKRPLWMHHSLMTISERPSVYLASRRKPPGKPMHPSEGDAKGAGEQMHPPEEIVRKRSEDEKADKKAISDSESEPTDLKKDAKKDRKESKKGKGSDKGATDEKGAAKTDATKGKKESKKGKGTDTESGSGRGDAKKDKDAKKGGKDAKKPSEKESESKEGVKKDSKKKDSKKDDKKPSEADSESKDKTKKDVKKDAKKKDSKKDESKLSETDSESKDDTKKGAKKDAKKKDKKDAKKEDKKEDKKDSKKDAKKEDKKDDDTESADSKGGKKKDKKGSKKGK; this is encoded by the exons CCGAAAAGTAAACCAGGGGACATATGATAATTACGTTCCAG tcAGCGAATTAAGCAAAAAGTCATGGAATCAGCAACACTTCGCCTTGGCGTTTCCCAAACCACCCCGaccaggaaagaaaaggagatcaAAACCTTCCCAATTAAGAGAACATTCAGTTCCT AGATAtggtgaagaaaaattaaaggagacTCAGAAAAGACCATTATGGATGCACCATTCTTTAATGACAATTTCGGAGAGACCTTCTGTTTATTTAGCTTCCAGGCGGAAGCCCCCAGGCAAACCAATGCATCCCTCCGAGGGGGATGCCAAAGGAGCAGGTGAACAGATGCATCCACCTGAAGAAATAGTTAGGAAACGTTCAGAAGATGAGAAAGCAGACAAGAAGGCCATATCAGACTCAGAATCAGAACCCACAGATTTAAAGAAGGATgcaaaaaaagacaggaaagaatcCAAAAAAGGCAAGGGGTCAGACAAAGGAGCCACTGATGAAAAAGGTGCTGCCAAAACAGATgccacaaaaggaaagaaagagtcaaagaaggggaAGGGTACAGACACAGAGAGCGGAAGTGGTAGAGGAGATGCAAAGAAGGATAAGGATGCAAAGAAGGGTGGAAAGGATGCAAAAAAGCCCTCTGAGAAAGAGAGTGAGTCAAAGGAGGGCGTCAAGAAAGATTCGAAGAAGAAGGATAGTAAAAAAGATGACAAGAAGCCCAGTGAGGCAGACAGTGAATCAAAAGATAAAACCAAGAAAGATGTCAAGAAAGATGCCAAGAAAAAGGACAGtaaaaaagatgaaagtaaaCTCAGTGAGACAGACAGCGAATCAAAGGATGACACCAAGAAGGGTGCCAAGAAAGATGCCAAGAAAAAGGACAAGAAAGATGCCAAGAAAGAGGATAAGAAAGAGGACAAGAAAGATTCCAAGAAAGATGCCAAGAAAGAGGACAAGAAAGATGACGATACAGAATCTGCTGATTCAAAGGGCggaaagaagaaagacaagaagGGTTCAAAGAAGGGCAAGTAA